A genomic segment from Deltaproteobacteria bacterium encodes:
- a CDS encoding cyclic nucleotide-binding domain-containing protein yields MREVVISETTRQVIMRMVREVYFMNALEDAEVELILGALKLMGYNEGETIIKEGSEGNSFYIILEGDVRVVVGKKFLRSGKEVARLGPGDFFGETALVSNQPRNATVICDGTVRAVKLERSAFESLKSSNDNFSKAMDHIAEHRQLKTS; encoded by the coding sequence CTCCGAGACGACACGTCAGGTAATTATGCGAATGGTCCGCGAGGTCTATTTCATGAACGCACTCGAAGATGCCGAGGTTGAGCTCATTTTGGGTGCGCTCAAGCTCATGGGATACAACGAAGGCGAGACCATCATTAAAGAGGGTTCTGAGGGCAACAGCTTTTATATCATCCTCGAGGGAGACGTTCGGGTCGTAGTCGGCAAAAAGTTTCTACGCTCTGGTAAAGAAGTTGCCCGGCTTGGTCCTGGTGATTTTTTTGGAGAGACCGCCCTGGTTTCAAATCAACCACGTAATGCCACGGTGATTTGTGACGGTACTGTTCGAGCCGTAAAACTTGAGCGTTCCGCGTTTGAAAGCTTAAAAAGTAGTAATGATAATTTCAGTAAAGCGATGGATCACATCGCAGAGCATCGTCAGCTCAAAACGAGTTAG